From Amyelois transitella isolate CPQ chromosome 17, ilAmyTran1.1, whole genome shotgun sequence:
ttataaataacaactGCATTGCAGAGAACAAATCTAAACTCGCGCGACGTGTGATGATGGACCGCAGTCCGCGAGCTGTGCGTGTCATATTTATTGTCCACATTTATGGTCTGTCCTAAAAGATGGACAATGGATTGGGACATTTGAGTTCAGTtggatcttttttttaattgcgtGTTTCCAGGTGCTCCCTCCGCCACTGTCTGGTTCGATGCCAGGAGTTTGCTTATCGGCATTTCTCTTTTCATTTTTCCAgtttggtaaaattttaatatgtttgaattcacgttaaaattaaaattaaaattgacattttattttttttgaaacaTGAAACGAAGTCACATCTACATCAGATGTGTATGTTAGTCAATTCAAGAAcatctctttttcatttttttacatacattaaataatttcagacCTTAAACAATGAGTTGTTAACACAAATGGCAGCTGATGTTACGTTCGTGCCACATTGTAACACTTGCCGTTCACTTACAATAGAACAATCCTAAATAAGAACTTCCTACTCCCATGTAGACGATTGTCTTTTGTCAAAGAAAGTGACAAAATTTCGTTTCGTAAATTGCGTTGCGAATTTGTCGTATAAAGTTTGACAGGCAGCGGTCCCTGTTCTCCGGATAGTAGCACATTTGTTCAAATTGGAAGTTTTACGGAGCGGCGCAGGGTGCGGGGACCCAGCGGTGCCGGCGCAAGCTATTGCTGTAAAAGAactgtgaaataaattaagatcaacatagaatataaatattaaaaaaaatatatatttcctaTATGCTCGTCATACCTTTGAAAAACGATCGATGTATATTGACGATACAATTAACACACAGGCAAAGCCTTGACCTtgctaatgataaaataaaacaataatatttttttatgaaatttttggtttaaagaactttatttcctCATAAAGAATTAACAATTCACTTACTGAGAAACTAACAATGTACATCATAATTATAGCAAGACAGCGAgcgtatataaaacaaaaattaaaataaggaacTATGTAGGGTAGGAGTCTTTTGACGCCTTAATCTTATCTGGTAAATCAGCGCCGAATAACGTTTCGTCGCGATCAGTGTCTTGGATGAGGTTAAGGAAAGATTTTTCTAAACCTTGGGTTAGAGACTTTTTACGGGTCTGGGACTCAGCTGCGTGAAGGTCTGATAAGATTCTGCAGGCatcagataaatattttatagcctGTATTTTGTTATCGGAAGTAAGCAAAACCGTCATTCCCCTTTTTATGGCTGTTAGACCTATGCCTAGTTGCTGTTGACcattttcaatctttttatcCCGCGCGCGGGCAAATTCGGAGACTGCAGCATTGATTTCTGGGTTTAAAAGGGGGGCTCTAAATAGTTTACAATTTTTAGGAATTGCGTATTCTTTTAacaatttatctttttgttcCTTTTCAACCAGGCCTTTACGGAGAAGAGGAGCCCATCTTTGGGCTAAGTCTGGGTGAATGTCCTCTCCATACGCAACTTCCTCTTGAGCGGGTTCCCCTAATGCCATTAGTATATCAGGATCTAATGAAGACAAAGGCTGATCATCGGTTTGAGGGTCATCTGGCAAGGGCACGGCCTGATCAGGAACCTCTGGTTCGATATTGGCAGTGTTATTGTCagcgtttttattatattcgatatctaaaaataacaagACAAAATATGAGGGTAGGAATAAAATCCGCTGAACTTTTACATAAGGTTAACTCACGGTTAACTCGATTGATAAAAATACCCTTTGGTTAACTCACGGTTAACTCTAGGGCTCTTATAAACTTCTTGGTTAACTCACGGTTAACTCTGAAGTTTCAAGGTAATATGTAAGAATGAATATTTGCTTACCCGACATACGAGTATTGTCATCATCTGATGAatcagaataaataataacacgtTTGCGGCGcttaatttcttcattttgaaGCTTCTTAATTTTTCGTGAATAACATGCAATTCTATCCTCTGCACTACGCTTCGGCATTTTCGACGTAAAATAATAGTAGTACGACGTGTGCGTTCCGTTGCGCGCACAATAAAAGAATGAGCTAAAGATGGCGCAGCGGCACGGAGTGGGGCACAACGAGATGGGGtgaccaaaacaaaaaaaaaaaaaaaaatcttaatagtgTGCGATTTGCTCGAACAATAAAAGGACTACcaattaaactaatatatgtattaaaacacATATATTCCCTTATCTATATCTTCGAACAAAGTGacgaaataataattcataattttctatatattattattgtttattaattaatgttttttttttttcttttttattaattctaccTGTTGTAGGTTTTTAATGCATTACTTCTAATATTCATTGTTTTAAGAGTTTCTTAAAACTGATTAGTGATTTTGCGTCTTTAATTTCAacaggtaatttattatacatttttacacCTTCgaattcgatattttttttgccataATTAGTCCTTGGAGTGCGAGATATTAAATGATTTGCACTACGAAGTTTCATTTTTTGTAGTCGTCCCTTTTTCTGAAAAGATAATGTCATATGAATCagcttgtttaaaattttatgaattagtATAGGTACAcgtataataagtatatatttgtttaattgtcATAATTTCTgtcttttgaaatttattaacacaAACCAACAAACCAAAACTGTAGCATACTTGTTAATGTATTAACGCGAATTTCTCGTTTTTCCCCTGACGATTTTAAGAAAAACGATACCCTACTAACGAATATGACCTTTGACCTAAAGCTGACTGGCTGGATGGATTGACTCCCTGGGGCGGCAATAACCTCGTCAGCGCAGGCTAGGCTGGCTCTGAATCTAGCTCAATATTAACGGAGCGGGCCGGCTCGTGTGAGTTCATGTAAACACGCCGCTAAGTGCACGCGAGGCCCGTGTGAGTTCAGCCGAACCAGGAAGGCGAATCTTTTCACTGAGATTTACACGATAAGCTCTCCGCTTCCATATGTTTCAGTTAAAATATCTTGTAACTGGAGATTCCATAAacgtttgaaatatttaaaagaaataagtccaatttatatatatttattgagacATCACGTTAAATTTGAtgacatttacatttttacttttaataatatctaacACTAGCTTTTGCTCGCAGCTTCGCTCGCGTGAATTTTGCATCACTTGTAGTTTTTACCGGAAtgaaagtaccctatgtccttcttcaGAAACGCACACTACATTTCTAGACGTAGGTTCAGTGGTAGGGGTCCAGAGACAACAACAGTTCGGTACACACGTTTGAGCGTTACACCTTACTgtcgcatttacaatattattcgTAGTCGAGGTGGGATACAAACTGATTAATGCGTGTTTATCCCTTATTAGAAAAAGTACAAAAGTTATCATTTGTctactaatttatgttaatattttcatttattgtcTGTTGTTTAATAAGAGAATTATTACAGTCAACTTTAGTTCCTGACGAATGGTGCATAAGTACAATATGATAATTTTGACCAAACATCTTCGGTTCGATATGAAAGCCGACATTTTCAACGGGTAACTGATTCCAGCGTCCATTTCTACGAATTGATATGGCAGGTACAATATACCGCGGCATCTGCAACACAATCGGTTTTGCATATCACAACGCTGCGCCGGAACTACAACGAggacagcctctgtggcgcagcggtagtgcgcttgtctgtgacaccggaggtcccgggttcgaatcccggccagggcatggtgagaaacgaactttctctgattggcctgggtcttggatgtttatctatctaagtatttattataaaatatagtatcgttgagttagtatctcgtaacacaagtctcgaacttacttcgaggctaactcaatctgtgtaatttgtcccgtttatatttatttatatttatatatatattgatggTCAATGACGTCGACAGACGCGGAGTTTGTCTCACTCGCTCCACTACTGATCTCAAAATAATGATCCTTGcgttaatatttaacaaacttAACCGTAAACGTAAGCTTTTTGGTTGTGAAGAAAAAGACAAATTACTCTATCTTTTATACAGATATTATAGAGACGACTTAAGGTTGAAACACTAACGGAAGTTATAAATATCCCAAAGTCGGGTTAATTTTAGGCAATAGGTATATTAACTCTTTAGTTGTGAGCATAAAGAAGACAAAATGCACACTGACTCTGTATACGAAATTTGTGTTGCACaccaatattaataattcagtGTTCTGTTGCACAGTGTAGATATAAAATGTTGTTCTAACTGTTATTTAGTTAGGTAATCGAGCACAAATTGCTTCCTGTGTAGTTTTAATTCGACGCGGTGCATTTTAGAGAGTGGCGTCGAAAGAATTTAAATGAGGTGCGAGGCCGCCTGATGTCACGTTATTTCAGAGATcaagttaataattttaaaactcaaACAATATCATTCAACGTGAAAATAATTTGAGATTACAAATATGCGATGCAATAAATTTTGCCTTTAAATGATGGTTGTAAACCAATTAGCCGGTAAGGCAGGCGCCCCGGGCTCCGCCGGCCGCCGGGAGGGGGGGGctgagggggggggggggtcaCAAATGACGAATGTTTAATTTCCGAGGCAATGTTTTCAGTAACAACTCATTGCGCCAATTACCCGATAACATTTGACTCCGACGGGTGCAATTTTTGACTTCGTCGGACGGAAATATGCAATTGCAAGGCTTCAGCGATGCAGAAGcttatagttttttattataaaatcatttaacCATAACAATACCTTGCCGGCGCGTCTAACATGTGAATATATGTTGTGAATAGAAGGACAGACAGGCAATTCGATATGGTAAAGCTATAGTGAACTTGAGTTAACACCTAAAGCCTTAGGTGTTAACAAAGGGATTCCACGCGAACAACATTCTTAGCcaaaagaacattttattcCTAAAACATTGATTAAACATTGTCGTTAGATACATCCGGACATCGCCACTAGCCGCGCCTGGCTCGTCCGGCAAATgaactgaaatattttaattgctgTCGGAACAAAGGAGCTCCGATTATCCTCATGAAGGAATGCTTCAAACGCGTCTTAGTTTCGAGACGGCAATTAAAACTTGTAAAGATTTCACACTTCACTGACTCTCAATGAGTGTTAGACATCTTTTACGCgctattaaaaactttactgTTGTTTTTTGTTGTACATCGAAATACCTTTCAGAAATAAATCGATACTACATTGTAACAGAAAACCATTAtacatttaacaataaattgtatacaaaCAAACGTAACATATAGTTTCATGTCGGTTATAATGAACATAAATTTGGCCAACCACATTCGTTTAATGAGACCATCAAACACACAAGGACCATTTAAATCGTAACTACATGATATTGAacaacatatatttaatagttttacaACACAACACGGGTAGCGTATTCACGAACACTATTTATGAGCCCCAACAACAGCCATTAAACCTGCGCCCTGAGGGCTCCGAGTGGTTTCGCTGGCTCattctgtttatttaaacTCGACAACAATTCGAATCGAAGTTAGCAAACTCTTGACAAAAAGGCTAATCTAGCGGCGCCGTCGAATGTAAAGTGTACCACGAAACGTTCCGGGTcacgattttttaatttcgctCGGGAGTGATTATTCTGTAATGGAATTATCTTTATCGTATAGAAACTACAAATGATTAAGATATTGACGAaatcatatataaatataaataaataaatatatacgggacaatttacactgattgagttagcctcgaagtaagttcgaaacttgtgttacgagatactaactcaacgatactatattttataataaatacttatatagataaatatccaagacccaagccaatcagaaaaagttcttttttcattatgccctgaccgggattcgaacccgggacctccggtgtcacagacaagcgtactgccgctgagCCAAAGAGGCCGTCATTATTTGATTCATATTCACAAGTACAGTTCTTTCATTATTTCACAACCTGGCCCGGCTTGGCACAGTTTTTATAGATATTCGTTCCTTAGAAAACTCTCTTTCCAGCATAttaaacaggaacaaaatccgtttaCAACATTCCGAGATTAGGGCAAatacagaaaaagaaaataggtgGACATTACTTCATTATATGTAgcgatttaaaagaaataaagtattGAAGTGCATGGCAGCGCACCGCTttgaaatcaataaatatttttttaacaaccattttatttctttgtatgCAATTTGCATtgcgttcaaataaaaacttgtagtttaagtttttaaatcttaatctaATAAAAGTTGCGCATGTTTTACAGAAATTAACTATATACCAAGTTTTCGTATACGCAATTGCAAATTTTACGCACAATCCCGAAGTGGAGTCCCTGCTTAGACGACAAACGGCGCCATGAATAGATTACCGGAGCCGCGGGTCAATATTTGAGCGAGATAATTGCCC
This genomic window contains:
- the LOC132902755 gene encoding uncharacterized protein LOC132902755 is translated as MPKRSAEDRIACYSRKIKKLQNEEIKRRKRVIIYSDSSDDDNTHIEYNKNADNNTANIEPEVPDQAVPLPDDPQTDDQPLSSLDPDILMALGEPAQEEVAYGEDIHPDLAQRWAPLLRKGLVEKEQKDKLLKEYAIPKNCKLFRAPLLNPEINAAVSEFARARDKKIENGQQQLGIGLTAIKRGMTVLLTSDNKIQAIKYLSDACRILSDLHAAESQTRKKSLTQGLEKSFLNLIQDTDRDETLFGADLPDKIKASKDSYPT